From a single Gadus morhua chromosome 3, gadMor3.0, whole genome shotgun sequence genomic region:
- the LOC115541028 gene encoding permeability factor 2 translates to MKMTSGKIPISSLLVLLVLLTITEGISLRGLGMELRCRCIQTESRQIGRHIGKLEIIPANSHCEETEIIATLKRTGQEVCLDADAPWVKNVIERMISSRRH, encoded by the exons ATGAAGATGACAAGCGGCAAAATCCCCATCAGCTCCCTACTGGTTCTCCTGGTCTTGCTGACCATTACTGAAG GAATAAGTCTGAGGGGGTTGGGGATGGAACTGCGCTGCCGCTGCATCCAGACAGAGAGCCGTCAGATTGGTCGTCACATCGGGAAGTTGGAGATCATTCCGGCCAATTCACACTGTGAAGAAACTGAGATCAT TGCCACTCTGAAAAGGACGGGCCAAGAGGTCTGTCTGGATGCTGATGCTCCATGGGTCAAGAATGTCATTGAGAGGATGATTTCAAG CAGAAGGCATTGA